From the genome of Glycine max cultivar Williams 82 chromosome 2, Glycine_max_v4.0, whole genome shotgun sequence, one region includes:
- the LOC100818186 gene encoding uncharacterized protein, protein MATPSKSTPIIASDTLEQKGKTMTESNANILQCPLNQQLYSSLDGPVAILWDIENCPVPCDVRPEDVAGNIRMALRVHPVIKGAVMMFSAYGDFNAFPRRLREGCQRTGVKLIDVPNGRKDAADKAILVDMFLFALDNPPPSSIMLISGDVDFAPALHILGQRGYTVILVIPANVGVSSALCNAGKFVWDWPSVVRGEGFVPPSKALVPPRGGPVELAGHFMGCHINDNSDGQNEEEAIVYRGMSQSYYNSREFSMVSQSLSEYNNGTLNTTCLPTTMRTHSLPSVLNDVPGGSMMPSSDLNECQLWVQPGDLNGLKGQLVRLLELFGGCLPLARVPAEYQKLYGRPLYVSEYGAIKLVNLFKKMGDALAVEGKGNRKFVYLRNWKAGPSAPPLSLAKKDKKGKEAQEENVNIVTGGCSSDEFSDEERVVIEEHDERSCIGKGNQGRAAKCEIDDRFIEQFKYELQEILVSYSCRIFLGCFEAIYQQRYKKQLEYQRFGVDKLEDLFEKVSDVVVLHEEPVSKKKFLAAVGG, encoded by the coding sequence ATGGCTACCCCAAGTAAATCAACACCAATAATAGCGTCAGACACTTTGGAACAAAAAGGGAAGACTATGACTGAATCAAACGCAAACATTCTTCAATGTCCTTTAAACCAGCAACTCTATAGCTCCTTAGATGGCCCAGTAGCAATCCTTTGGGATATTGAAAATTGTCCAGTTCCATGTGATGTGCGCCCTGAGGATGTAGCAGGTAATATAAGAATGGCTTTACGGGTGCACCCAGTAATTAAAGGAGCTGTTATGATGTTTTCTGCTTATGGGGATTTCAATGCTTTCCCTAGGCGACTTAGAGAGGGCTGTCAGAGAACTGGCGTTAAACTTATTGATGTTCCCAATGGGAGAAAAGATGCTGCTGATAAAGCTATCTTGGTCGACATGTTCTTATTTGCTCTTGACAACCCTCCACCATCCTCTATCATGCTTATATCTGGGGATGTTGATTTTGCACCAGCACTTCACATTCTTGGTCAGCGGGGATATACTGTAATTCTTGTCATCCCTGCTAACGTGGGTGTTTCTTCTGCCCTATGCAATGCTGGTAAATTTGTTTGGGACTGGCCTAGTGTGGTTCGTGGAGAAGGCTTTGTGCCCCCTTCGAAGGCTTTAGTGCCACCACGTGGAGGTCCAGTTGAACTTGCTGGACACTTTATGGGATGCCATATCAATGACAACTCTGATGgacaaaatgaagaagaagcaatAGTTTATAGAGGTATGTCACAGAGCTATTATAACTCAAGGGAATTCTCAATGGTGTCACAATCTCTGTCTGAATACAACAATGGCACATTGAACACGACTTGCTTGCCTACAACTATGAGAACACATAGCCTTCCATCTGTATTGAATGATGTTCCAGGAGGGTCTATGATGCCTTCGAGTGACCTTAATGAATGTCAGTTATGGGTACAGCCTGGGGATTTAAATGGTCTCAAGGGGCAGCTGGTAAGGTTGCTCGAACTTTTTGGAGGATGCCTACCTCTGGCCCGAGTTCCAGCAGAGTACCAGAAACTTTATGGGAGACCTCTTTATGTATCTGAATATGGAGCAATAAAGTTGGTCAATCTTTTCAAGAAGATGGGCGATGCCCTGGCTGTGGAAGGGAAAGGGAATCGGAAATTTGTGTATCTCAGAAACTGGAAGGCAGGCCCAAGTGCTCCTCCTCTCTCTCTGGCAAAGAAAGACAAGAAAGGAAAGGAAGCCCAGGAAGAGAATGTGAATATTGTCACTGGTGGATGCTCTTCAGATGAGTTCTCAGATGAAGAAAGAGTAGTCATCGAAGAGCATGATGAAAGAAGTTGCATAGGGAAGGGGAATCAGGGTAGAGCTGCCAAATGTGAAATTGATGACCGTTTTATTGAGCAATTTAAGTATGAGCTGCAAGAGATTCTGGTAAGCTATTCTTGTCGCATATTCCTAGGTTGTTTTGAGGCTATATACCAGCAGCGTTACAAGAAACAACTGGAATATCAGAGATTTGGTGTGGACAAGTTGGAAGATTTGTTTGAGAAAGTGAGTGATGTGGTGGTACTGCATGAGGAACCAGTAAGCAAGAAGAAGTTCCTGGCTGCTGTAGGTGGTTAG
- the LOC100809641 gene encoding probable receptor-like protein kinase At1g49730, whose amino-acid sequence MLCWLESLVGLLAFLGIQLPVIMADCPLNFTGSNFTLASSLCSNHGDRGKCCRYINTNVAISVARFANATGNLGVPQNASDICLQTIFQTLELNGVAQNATAFCGFGTKIPVNYECKGRTSVVQMLQSPRFTEVTKNCKAPLGEESKCKKCLNAGFGYLHHIGIEDNITLSTCRDATFAALASQVDETSIIDIAICFFGVQGLLIPPVSESSPPLPAPKASPSPPRVADGPSHPLLSAPLKGNHHSYHLTLVPGIAIAVTAVAVITLIVLIVLIRQKSRELDEPDNFGKSCSKTLPPCATWKFQEGSSSMFRKFSYREIKKATNDFSTVIGQGGFGTVYKAQFSDGLIVAVKRMNRISEQGEDEFCREIELLARLHHRHLVALRGFCIKKCERFLMYEYMGNGSLKDHLHSPGKTPLSWRTRIQIAIDVANALEYLHFYCDPPLCHRDIKSSNTLLDENFVAKIADFGLAQASKDGSVCFEPVNTEIRGTPGYMDPEYIVTQELTEKSDIYSFGVLLLEIVTGRRAIQDNKNLVEWAQPYMESDTRLLELVDPNVRESFDLDQLQTVISIVVWCTQREGRARPSIKQVLRLLYETSEPMHSEFLQAVEDEEGQGSQHRGRRSKGKMLRNEALFHSGDGRYLASSSSTSRSYCSRTFLLESGSPQSPPNMFSL is encoded by the exons ATGCTCTGCTGGCTTGAATCTTTGGTGGGATTGTTGGCTTTTCTTGGAATACAGCTTCCTGTCATAATGGCTG ATTGCCCTTTGAATTTTACTGGTTCAAACTTCACACTGGCTTCCTCCCTATGCTCTAACCATGGTGACAGGGGAAAATGTTGTCGCTACATTAACACTAACGTTGCAATTTCTGTTGCTCGTTTTGCTAATGCAACAGGCAACCTAGGGGTCCCTCAAAATGCATCTGACATCTGCCTCCAAACCATATTTCAAACCTTGGAACTTAATGGAGTTGCACAAAATGCAACAGCTTTTTGTGGTTTTGGGACAAAAATTCCCGTTAATTATGAATGCAAGGGGAGAACTAGTGTTGTCCAAATGCTGCAATCCCCCAGATTTACGGAGGTCACAAAAAATTGCAAAGCGCCACTAGGAGAGGAAAGTAAATGTAAGAAGTGCTTAAATGCCGGCTTTGGTTATCTGCATCATATCGGAATTGAAGATAATATAACACTAAGTACATGTCGTGATGCCACTTTTGCTGCACTAGCAAGCCAAGTTGATGAGACATCTATTATTGACATTGCAATTTGCTTCTTCGGGGTTCAAGGACTTCTCATACCTCCTG TTTCAGAGTCATCCCCACCCTTGCCTGCTCCTAAGGCTTCTCCAAGCCCCCCACGGGTTGCTGATGGTCCAAGTCATCCATTGTTAAGTGCGCCTTTAAAGGGAAACCACCATTCATATCATTTGACATTAGTTCCAGGTATTGCTATTGCAGTTACAGCTGTTGCTGTTATCACACTCATAGTCTTGATAGTTCTAATTCGCCAGAAAAGCAGAGAGCTAGACGAGCCTGATAATTTTGGTAAATCCTGTTCGAAAACCTTACCTCCTTGTGCAACATGGAAATTTCAGGAAG GTTCTTCGTCTATGTTTCGAAAATTCAGCTACAGGGAGATAAAAAAGGCAACAAACGATTTTAGCACTGTCATTGGCCAAGGGGGATTTGGAACTGTGTATAAAGCTCAATTTTCTGATGGACTGATCGTAGCAGTAAAAAGGATGAACAGAATATCTGAGCAGGGGGAGGATGAGTTCTGCAGAGAAATTGAACTTCTTGCTCGGCTGCACCATCGGCATCTTGTTGCTTTAAGAGGCTTTTGCATTAAAAAATGTGAGAG GTTTCTGATGTATGAATACATGGGAAATGGAAGCTTGAAAGATCATCTTCATT CCCCTGGTAAAACACCTTTAAGTTGGCGAACTAGAATCCAAATTGCCATTGATGTCGCCAATGCACTG GAGTACCTCCATTTCTATTGCGATCCTCCTCTGTGTCACAGAGATATTAAATCCAGCAACACTTTACTGGATGAGAACTTCGTTGCTAAG ATAGCTGATTTTGGCCTTGCACAAGCTTCAAAAGATGGCTCAGTATGCTTTGAACCTGTAAACACCGAAATCCGGGGAACTCCAG GTTATATGGATCCTGAATATATTGTTACTCAAGAGCTCACGGAGAAAAGCGATATATACAGTTTTGGGGTGTTACTACTTGAAATTGTGACAGGAAGACGAGCCATTCAAGATAATAAGAATTTGGTAGAATGGGCTCAACCATACATGGAATCAGACACAAGATTATTGGAGCTAGTAGATCCCAATGTGAGGGAGTCTTTTGACTTGGATCAGCTCCAAACAGTAATCTCTATAGTAGTATGGTGCACACAGAGAGAAGGAAGGGCAAGGCCTTCGATAAAACAGGTACTTAGGCTTCTGTATGAGACATCAGAACCAATGCACAGTGAGTTTCTACAAGCAGTTGAAGATGAAGAAGGTCAGGGAAGTCAGCATAGAGGCAGAAGAAGCAAGGGGAAAATGCTCAGAAATGAGGCATTGTTTCACAGCGGAGATGGAAGATATCTTGCTTCATCTTCAAGTACGTCTCGGTCGTATTGCAGTAGAACCTTTTTACTTGAGAGTGGCTCTCCACAGTCTCCGCCAAATATGTTCTCTCTCTGA